A single Verrucomicrobiota bacterium DNA region contains:
- a CDS encoding glycerate kinase, which produces MPLKVLIVPDKFKGTLTAQAAAAAIAKGWRQARPQDSLELLPMSDGGDGFGEVISQLVHAKAQTVWTLDAAGRRGRARWWWEKKTKTAIIESADVIGLAMLPQNKFHPFQLDTFGLGLVLRAASAKGTKRCLIGIGGSATNDGGFGLARALGWNFLDRNDRPIEHWTDLAQLAHLHAPRRTRWFESLIVAVDVQNPLLGASGATRIYGPQKGLRPEDFPLAEKCLRQLALATRKSLKRDLAKIPGAGAAGGLGFGLLAFLGAQPQAGFDLFVRTARLQTRLRSADLVITGEGAIDKSTLMGKGVGEIARRCQQLNVPCIGLAGVVNDSRSMQGRFTMTFGLTELTAAAQAKTKPAYWLEQLAMRVAHQWP; this is translated from the coding sequence ATCGCCAAAGGTTGGCGCCAAGCGCGTCCACAAGATTCCCTGGAATTGTTGCCGATGAGCGACGGCGGCGACGGTTTTGGCGAGGTCATCAGCCAGCTCGTTCATGCCAAGGCGCAAACCGTCTGGACACTTGATGCGGCCGGTCGCCGCGGTCGCGCCCGCTGGTGGTGGGAGAAGAAAACGAAAACGGCCATCATCGAGTCCGCCGACGTCATCGGCCTCGCCATGCTTCCGCAAAACAAATTCCACCCGTTTCAACTCGACACGTTTGGTTTGGGCCTGGTCCTTCGAGCCGCATCCGCCAAGGGCACCAAACGATGTCTGATCGGCATCGGTGGCAGCGCGACGAACGACGGCGGATTTGGTTTGGCTCGCGCACTGGGCTGGAATTTTCTGGATCGAAACGACAGGCCGATTGAGCATTGGACCGATCTGGCACAACTCGCGCACCTCCACGCACCGCGAAGAACACGATGGTTTGAGAGTTTGATCGTTGCGGTGGACGTGCAGAATCCGTTGCTCGGCGCAAGCGGAGCGACCAGGATTTACGGTCCGCAGAAAGGTTTGCGGCCGGAAGATTTTCCACTTGCTGAAAAGTGTTTGCGGCAGTTGGCGCTGGCCACCCGCAAATCTTTGAAGCGTGACCTTGCAAAGATTCCCGGCGCCGGCGCCGCTGGTGGACTTGGATTCGGTTTGCTGGCTTTTCTCGGCGCGCAGCCGCAAGCGGGGTTTGATCTCTTCGTCCGCACCGCGAGGCTGCAAACGAGGCTACGCTCAGCGGATCTGGTCATCACCGGCGAAGGCGCCATCGACAAATCGACGTTGATGGGCAAAGGCGTCGGCGAAATCGCGCGTCGCTGCCAGCAACTCAACGTACCGTGCATCGGACTGGCCGGTGTGGTCAACGATTCCCGTTCGATGCAAGGTCGCTTCACCATGACGTTTGGGCTGACAGAATTAACGGCCGCTGCGCAGGCAAAAACAAAACCCGCCTATTGGCTGGAACAATTGGCGATGCGCGTGGCGCATCAATGGCCATAG
- a CDS encoding MBL fold metallo-hydrolase — translation MNLEDHLGDVIRKARAMSGVSADAAAKAAGLTTTELAALEESGNAVERLNFAALAPLIGLHAGKLEALAHGWRPAIPDLGRWRELRQISTTRGGNTVNCYLVWDEVSREAAVFDTGWEAQPVLTLIEENQLQLRHLFLTHTHEDHIAGLAGIREKFPKVRLHSSSKSAPVEQRNRANDFIHLGSLRITNRDTPGHAEDGVTYVIGNWSEDAPHAAIVGDAIFAGSIGRGNQSWDLAKQKILEQIFTLPAETLICPGHGPFTTVAEETLHNPFFVRTLTPGGEKRSGHHPSAA, via the coding sequence GTGAATCTGGAAGATCATCTGGGCGATGTGATTCGCAAGGCTCGCGCGATGTCGGGCGTGTCCGCTGACGCAGCCGCCAAGGCCGCGGGATTGACGACCACAGAATTGGCCGCCTTGGAAGAATCGGGGAACGCAGTCGAGCGACTCAACTTTGCCGCGCTCGCTCCGTTGATCGGTCTCCACGCGGGCAAACTTGAGGCGCTCGCCCACGGCTGGCGTCCGGCCATACCCGACCTCGGTCGCTGGCGCGAGTTGCGGCAGATCAGCACCACGCGCGGCGGCAACACGGTGAATTGCTATCTCGTCTGGGACGAGGTTTCGCGCGAGGCGGCGGTTTTTGACACTGGCTGGGAGGCGCAACCGGTTCTAACATTGATCGAAGAAAACCAATTGCAATTGCGGCATCTTTTTCTGACTCATACGCACGAGGATCACATTGCTGGTCTCGCCGGCATTCGTGAGAAGTTTCCGAAGGTCCGGTTGCATTCGAGTTCCAAAAGTGCGCCGGTCGAGCAGCGCAACCGGGCAAATGATTTCATCCATCTCGGAAGTCTGCGCATCACCAACCGCGACACGCCCGGTCACGCCGAAGACGGCGTAACCTACGTGATCGGCAACTGGTCGGAGGATGCGCCGCACGCGGCGATAGTGGGCGACGCGATTTTCGCTGGTTCGATTGGGCGTGGCAATCAATCGTGGGATCTGGCGAAACAAAAAATTCTCGAACAGATTTTCACTTTGCCGGCGGAAACGTTGATTTGCCCGGGACACGGGCCGTTTACGACGGTGGCGGAGGAGACATTACACAATCCGTTTTTTGTGCGGACGTTGACGCCAGGAGGCGAAAAGCGCTCCGGGCACCATCCGTCCGCCGCCTGA